The DNA region GCATTACCTATATGAAAATAAAGAGGGGTATAAGTCCAAGTTAAAGTATCACCTTCTTTTAAGGTTCCTTCATAAATAGTATTGTTGTTATAACTAACTCTAAGCCAAACTCTATCTACAGCTACAACCTTTATAGTATCAGTAAAAGTATGCGTAAAATTAACCTCACTATTACTCTCCGTATAAGTCTCTGTCATAGTTAACTCATAATTTCTTATATCAGTTCTAACATTCTTGGGAGTTTCGCGTTGATTAAACTTTGCCGTCAAAAATAAGGTCAAAAATATTATAAATATAACAATCAAATAAACCCCATATTTCCAAGAGCATCTTTCTGACTTAGCAAGCTTAGGCAGACTTTCTTCTAT from Dictyoglomus turgidum DSM 6724 includes:
- a CDS encoding helix-turn-helix domain-containing protein — protein: MVEESKTLGEILREEREKRGLSLREVSDSLKISYRYLKALEDDEYDKVNLAEIYKKGILKKYVKFLGLFEDEIFKIYTAQYKTKIEESLPKLAKSERCSWKYGVYLIVIFIIFLTLFLTAKFNQRETPKNVRTDIRNYELTMTETYTESNSEVNFTHTFTDTIKVVAVDRVWLRVSYNNNTIYEGTLKEGDTLTWTYTPLYFHIGNAGGLEIYYNDNSLGVLGKKGEVIKIKVP